From the genome of Mycobacterium dioxanotrophicus, one region includes:
- a CDS encoding RtcB family protein, with amino-acid sequence MHQIGGHKLLNFASHIDDNTIEQAKETAAMPFVHPHVALMPDAHSGKGSAVGTVIPTIDAVIPAAVGVDIGCGMIAARTVYTESDLAGRNLADLREEIERAIPLSPGNYNANIDRFEFTRDRLADLEASARAENIDLSHSPKWREQLGSLGGGNHFIELCLDEQQRVWMFLHSGSRGVGNKIAQKHIKIAQRLCKSWWIELPNPDLAYLPQSTPEFSCYIRELHWAQRFALQNRAEMMDRFRTVFAAWMGVDANGAADIEVDRVNCHHNYTQKEQHGGRDVWLTRKGAVDAHEGVRAIIPGSMGTRSYIVRGKGNAAGLCSAPHGAGRRFSRTEARRRFTADDLAARMQGIEYRHGAEWVDEIPDAYKDIDQVMADAADLVEVEHQLRQVLNVKGT; translated from the coding sequence ATGCATCAGATCGGCGGCCACAAGCTGCTCAACTTCGCCTCGCACATCGATGACAACACCATCGAGCAGGCGAAAGAGACTGCGGCGATGCCGTTTGTGCATCCACACGTCGCGCTGATGCCCGACGCGCACAGCGGCAAGGGTTCGGCCGTGGGCACCGTCATCCCGACCATCGATGCCGTCATCCCGGCCGCGGTCGGTGTCGACATCGGATGCGGCATGATCGCCGCCCGCACGGTCTACACCGAATCCGATTTGGCGGGACGCAACCTCGCGGATCTGCGTGAGGAGATCGAGCGCGCCATCCCGTTGTCCCCGGGCAACTACAACGCCAACATCGACCGCTTCGAATTCACCCGCGATCGGCTGGCCGACCTCGAAGCGAGCGCCCGTGCCGAGAACATCGACCTGTCGCACTCACCGAAGTGGCGCGAGCAGCTCGGATCACTCGGTGGCGGTAACCATTTCATCGAACTGTGCCTCGACGAGCAGCAGCGCGTGTGGATGTTCCTGCATTCCGGGTCGCGGGGTGTCGGCAACAAGATCGCGCAGAAGCACATCAAGATTGCGCAGCGGCTGTGCAAGAGCTGGTGGATCGAGCTACCGAACCCGGACCTGGCGTACCTGCCGCAGTCGACGCCCGAATTCTCCTGCTACATCAGGGAATTGCATTGGGCGCAGCGGTTCGCGCTGCAGAATCGCGCCGAGATGATGGATCGGTTCCGTACGGTGTTCGCTGCGTGGATGGGCGTCGACGCGAACGGCGCTGCCGACATCGAGGTCGATCGTGTGAATTGCCACCATAACTATACCCAGAAGGAGCAGCATGGCGGCCGGGATGTGTGGCTGACCCGCAAGGGTGCCGTCGACGCCCATGAGGGAGTCCGGGCGATCATCCCAGGTTCGATGGGCACCCGCTCATACATCGTGCGCGGCAAGGGAAATGCCGCAGGTCTGTGCTCGGCGCCGCACGGCGCGGGCCGCAGGTTCTCCCGTACCGAGGCGCGCCGGCGCTTCACCGCCGACGATCTCGCCGCGCGGATGCAGGGCATCGAATACCGCCACGGCGCCGAGTGGGTCGACGAGATCCCCGATGCCTACAAGGACATCGACCAGGTGATGGCCGACGCAGCCGACCTCGTGGAGGTGGAACACCAACTGCGCCAGGTACTCAACGTGAAGGGCACATGA
- a CDS encoding class I SAM-dependent methyltransferase produces the protein MVLSAVPPGARTALDVGTGDGLLAAPLRATIPDVTGIDSDAEVIDRARDSAAEVNWLVGDGVGLGSPVSGAIESHVCNSSPVWIVPVDNPI, from the coding sequence ATGGTGCTGTCAGCAGTCCCACCCGGCGCCAGAACCGCGCTCGACGTAGGCACCGGGGACGGGCTGTTGGCCGCGCCCCTGCGCGCCACGATTCCCGATGTCACCGGCATCGATTCCGATGCCGAGGTCATCGATCGGGCGCGGGACAGCGCCGCTGAGGTCAACTGGCTCGTGGGCGACGGCGTAGGCCTCGGTAGCCCAGTGTCCGGCGCAATCGAATCACACGTGTGTAATTCATCCCCAGTGTGGATAGTGCCTGTGGATAACCCCATTTAG